The Psychrosphaera ytuae genome includes a region encoding these proteins:
- a CDS encoding type II secretion system F family protein produces MAADNKAKAIKKQIAFVYEGLNRRGGKIKGEIYATSPTEAKGNLKKQGITPTKVRKKPTPLFGSGSKPIDSKDIAVLTRQIATMLTAGVPLVQSLDMIAKGAEKESMQKMVTDVLVQVQAGSTVADAFRSQPKYFDELYCDLVESGEKSGALDGIFDRIALYKEKSEALKSKIKKAMTYPIAILVIASIVVGILLIYVIPSFEDIFSSFGAELPAPTQVAINASKVAQEYWMWVVGAIGVGVFLFKRALRTNKKFADSMDALLLKAPIVGNIVNKGAIARYARTLSTTFAAGVPLHEALNSAAGASGNAVYKRAISEIKADVSAGNLMHVAMRTTNLFPDMVTQMVAIGEESGALDTMLERVANVYEQEVDDAVDGISALIEPIMMSFLGVVVGGLIVVMYLPIFQMGNAV; encoded by the coding sequence ATGGCGGCGGATAATAAAGCTAAAGCAATAAAAAAACAGATCGCATTTGTTTACGAGGGATTGAACCGTCGAGGCGGTAAAATAAAAGGCGAAATTTATGCAACGTCGCCAACCGAAGCTAAGGGTAACCTCAAGAAACAAGGTATTACACCGACCAAAGTTAGGAAAAAACCAACGCCGCTATTTGGTAGTGGTAGTAAGCCTATCGATAGTAAAGATATTGCGGTTTTAACGCGCCAAATCGCCACTATGTTGACTGCAGGTGTACCTTTGGTGCAATCACTAGATATGATTGCCAAAGGCGCAGAAAAAGAATCTATGCAAAAAATGGTGACTGACGTTTTGGTTCAGGTCCAGGCAGGCTCAACGGTCGCCGATGCGTTTCGCTCTCAGCCTAAATATTTTGACGAGTTGTATTGTGATCTAGTTGAATCAGGTGAAAAGTCAGGTGCACTTGATGGTATCTTCGACCGAATCGCCCTTTATAAAGAAAAATCAGAAGCCCTAAAATCTAAGATCAAAAAAGCCATGACCTACCCGATCGCGATTTTGGTTATCGCGTCTATCGTTGTTGGTATTTTGTTGATTTATGTTATTCCGTCTTTCGAAGACATCTTTTCTAGTTTTGGTGCCGAACTACCGGCGCCGACCCAAGTTGCCATCAATGCTTCAAAAGTGGCCCAAGAATATTGGATGTGGGTCGTGGGTGCGATTGGTGTTGGTGTCTTTTTGTTTAAACGCGCCTTACGAACCAATAAGAAGTTTGCCGATTCGATGGATGCTCTACTTCTTAAGGCTCCGATTGTTGGTAATATCGTGAACAAAGGGGCGATTGCTCGATACGCTCGAACTCTCTCGACCACTTTTGCTGCAGGTGTGCCATTACATGAGGCATTGAACTCAGCAGCTGGTGCGTCAGGCAATGCCGTTTACAAACGTGCAATTTCAGAAATTAAGGCCGATGTATCCGCCGGTAACTTGATGCATGTGGCAATGCGAACAACTAATTTATTTCCCGATATGGTGACTCAAATGGTTGCCATCGGTGAAGAATCTGGTGCGCTTGATACCATGTTAGAGCGTGTCGCCAATGTTTACGAACAAGAAGTGGACGACGCGGTCGATGGCATTTCGGCGTTGATCGAACCAATCATGATGTCGTTTTTGGGCGTTGTTGTTGGTGGTCTCATCGTTGTTATGTACTTGCCTATCTTCCAGATGGGTAACGCGGTTTAA
- a CDS encoding prepilin peptidase: protein MFDQFFILMAESSAFFITIVTLLSLLVGSFLNVVIYRVPVMMEREWDCECREFLADELKPTKDATKETFNLVKPDSHCPKCHAAVKPWQNIPIFSYLFLKGKCGSCQTPISIRYPAIEALTALASAIVAVKFGYSLQTLVLVPLTWVFICLIFIDIDKMLLPDQLTQPLLWFVLLASVWGVFLTPKYTIIGAAAGYLSLWSVYWLFKIVTGKEGMGYGDFKLMAIVGAVVGAVKLPMVVLLSSLVGAVIGISLMVFGDKTRNTQIPFGPYIAIAGWLTMLWGDAMLNWYMAFL from the coding sequence ATGTTTGATCAGTTTTTTATATTAATGGCGGAATCTTCCGCCTTTTTTATCACTATAGTGACTCTGTTATCGCTGCTCGTTGGTAGCTTTTTGAATGTAGTGATTTATCGTGTTCCGGTAATGATGGAGCGAGAGTGGGATTGTGAATGTCGAGAGTTTTTGGCGGATGAATTAAAGCCAACAAAAGATGCAACAAAAGAAACGTTCAACCTTGTAAAGCCTGACTCACACTGCCCCAAATGTCATGCTGCGGTTAAACCTTGGCAAAACATCCCTATCTTTAGTTACCTATTTTTAAAAGGTAAATGTGGCTCGTGCCAAACGCCTATTTCTATTCGTTATCCAGCCATTGAAGCTTTAACAGCGCTAGCCTCAGCCATTGTGGCTGTGAAGTTTGGTTACTCGCTGCAAACTTTAGTTTTAGTCCCGCTTACTTGGGTGTTTATTTGTCTGATCTTTATCGACATAGATAAAATGCTACTTCCCGATCAGCTTACCCAACCTTTATTGTGGTTTGTTCTTCTTGCCTCAGTCTGGGGGGTATTTTTGACGCCTAAATATACAATCATAGGTGCCGCAGCAGGTTACTTGAGTTTGTGGTCTGTGTATTGGTTATTCAAGATCGTGACCGGCAAAGAGGGCATGGGTTATGGTGACTTTAAATTAATGGCGATTGTCGGTGCGGTTGTTGGGGCGGTTAAATTGCCTATGGTGGTTTTGTTGTCGTCTCTTGTTGGCGCTGTTATTGGTATTAGTTTGATGGTGTTTGGTGACAAAACTCGCAATACCCAAATCCCGTTTGGCCCTTACATTGCCATTGCAGGCTGGTTAACCATGCTCTGGGGAGATGCAATGCTCAACTGGTACATGGCATTTTTATAA